From Xiphophorus maculatus strain JP 163 A chromosome 12, X_maculatus-5.0-male, whole genome shotgun sequence, the proteins below share one genomic window:
- the mapkapk5 gene encoding MAP kinase-activated protein kinase 5 isoform X1, translated as MTEDNNAEKFIKEVSILDEYIINWTQKLGAGISGPVRVCVKKSSQERLALKILIDRPKARNEVRLHMMCANHPNIVQILEVYANTVQFPHESSPRARLLIVMEMMEGGELFHRISQHKHFTEKMASQVTKQISQALAHCHSLNIAHRDLKPENLLFKDNSLDAPVKLCDFGFAKIDQGDLTTPQFTPYYVAPQVLEAQRRHQKEKSGIIPTSPTPYTYNKSCDLWSLGVIIYIMLCGYPPFYSKHHSRTIPKDMRKKIMTGSFDFPEDEWSQISEMAKDIVRKLLKVKPEERLTIEGVLAHPWLNCTEALDNVLPSAQMMMDKAVVAGIQQAHAEQLANMRIQDLNVSLKPLNSVNNPILRKRKLLGPKPTDSFFIHDPENGGEDSNVALEKLRDVIAQCILPQAGENEDEKLNEVMHDAWRFNRDCKLLRDGLQGLSWDGRSFSDKVDRLKLAEIVKQAIEEKTNLQDSP; from the exons ATGACGGAGGACAACAATGCAGAAAAGTTCATTAAG GAGGTGTCCATCTTGGATGAATACATCATAAACTGGACACAGAAGCTGGGAGCAGGAATCAGCGGACCTGTCAG GGTGTGTGTGAAGAAGTCGAGTCAGGAACGCCTGGCCCTGAAAATCCTCATCGATCGCCCCAAGGCCAGAAATGAG GTGCGTCTTCACATGATGTGTGCCAACCACCCGAACATCGTGCAAATTCTGGAGGTGTACGCCAACACTGTCCAGTTTCCTCATGAGTCCAGTCCAAG AGCAAGACTCCTGATTGTTATGGAGATGATGGAGGGTGGTGAGCTCTTCCACAGAATCAGTCAGCACAAGCACTTTACTGAAAAGATGGCCAGTCAGGTCACCAAACAG ATCAGCCAAGCATTGGCTCATTGTCACTCCCTGAATATTGCACATCGTGACCTGAAGCCAGAGAACCTGCTCTTCAAAGATAACTCTCTG GACGCACCTGTGAAGTTGTGTGACTTTGGCTTTGCCAAAATCGATCAAGGAGACTTGACGACCCCTCAGTTTACTCCTTACTACGTAGCACCTCAG GTACTTGAGGCTCAAAGAAGACACCAGAAGGAAAAGTCTGGAATTATACCTACCTCACCAACTCCTTACACATATAACAAG AGCTGTGACTTGTGGTCGCTGGGTGTGATCATCTACATAATGCTGTGCGGCTATCCTCCGTTCTACTCAAAGCACCACAGCCGCACCATCCCTAAGGACATGAGGAAGAAGATTATGACGGGCAGCTTTGATTTCCCAGAAGACGAGTGGAGCCAGATCTCTGAAATGGCCAAGGACATTGTACGCAA GCTACTGAAGGTGAAGCCAGAGGAGAGGCTGACTATTGAGGGAGTCCTGGCTCACCCCTGGCTGAACTGCACCGAGGCGCTGGACAACGTCTTGCCGTCTGCACAGATGATGATGGACAAG GCCGTGGTCGCAGGAATCCAGCAGGCCCACGCCGAGCAGCTCGCCAACATGAGGATTCAGGATCTGAACGTCAGTCTGAAGCCTCTGAACTCTGTCAACAACCCAATCCTCAGGAAGCGGAAACTGCTGGG GCCCAAACCTACAGACAGTTTCTTCATCCATGACCCAGAGAACGGAGGGGAAGACTCAAACGTAGCGCTGGAAAAACTGAGAGATGTCATAGCACAGTGCATACTCCCACAGGCTG GAGAAAACGAGGATGAGAAGCTGAATGAGGTGATGCACGACGCCTGGAGGTTCAACAGAGACTGTAAGCTGCTGAGAGACGGCCTGCAGGGTCTCAGCTGGGATG gGCGATCTTTTTCCGATAAAGTTGACCGCTTGAAGTTGGCTGAAATAGTGAAACAGGCCATTGAAGAAAAGACAAATCTTCAAGATTCTCCTTAG
- the mapkapk5 gene encoding MAP kinase-activated protein kinase 5 isoform X2 gives MQKSSLRVCVKKSSQERLALKILIDRPKARNEVRLHMMCANHPNIVQILEVYANTVQFPHESSPRARLLIVMEMMEGGELFHRISQHKHFTEKMASQVTKQISQALAHCHSLNIAHRDLKPENLLFKDNSLDAPVKLCDFGFAKIDQGDLTTPQFTPYYVAPQVLEAQRRHQKEKSGIIPTSPTPYTYNKSCDLWSLGVIIYIMLCGYPPFYSKHHSRTIPKDMRKKIMTGSFDFPEDEWSQISEMAKDIVRKLLKVKPEERLTIEGVLAHPWLNCTEALDNVLPSAQMMMDKAVVAGIQQAHAEQLANMRIQDLNVSLKPLNSVNNPILRKRKLLGPKPTDSFFIHDPENGGEDSNVALEKLRDVIAQCILPQAGENEDEKLNEVMHDAWRFNRDCKLLRDGLQGLSWDGRSFSDKVDRLKLAEIVKQAIEEKTNLQDSP, from the exons ATGCAGAAAAGTTCATTAAG GGTGTGTGTGAAGAAGTCGAGTCAGGAACGCCTGGCCCTGAAAATCCTCATCGATCGCCCCAAGGCCAGAAATGAG GTGCGTCTTCACATGATGTGTGCCAACCACCCGAACATCGTGCAAATTCTGGAGGTGTACGCCAACACTGTCCAGTTTCCTCATGAGTCCAGTCCAAG AGCAAGACTCCTGATTGTTATGGAGATGATGGAGGGTGGTGAGCTCTTCCACAGAATCAGTCAGCACAAGCACTTTACTGAAAAGATGGCCAGTCAGGTCACCAAACAG ATCAGCCAAGCATTGGCTCATTGTCACTCCCTGAATATTGCACATCGTGACCTGAAGCCAGAGAACCTGCTCTTCAAAGATAACTCTCTG GACGCACCTGTGAAGTTGTGTGACTTTGGCTTTGCCAAAATCGATCAAGGAGACTTGACGACCCCTCAGTTTACTCCTTACTACGTAGCACCTCAG GTACTTGAGGCTCAAAGAAGACACCAGAAGGAAAAGTCTGGAATTATACCTACCTCACCAACTCCTTACACATATAACAAG AGCTGTGACTTGTGGTCGCTGGGTGTGATCATCTACATAATGCTGTGCGGCTATCCTCCGTTCTACTCAAAGCACCACAGCCGCACCATCCCTAAGGACATGAGGAAGAAGATTATGACGGGCAGCTTTGATTTCCCAGAAGACGAGTGGAGCCAGATCTCTGAAATGGCCAAGGACATTGTACGCAA GCTACTGAAGGTGAAGCCAGAGGAGAGGCTGACTATTGAGGGAGTCCTGGCTCACCCCTGGCTGAACTGCACCGAGGCGCTGGACAACGTCTTGCCGTCTGCACAGATGATGATGGACAAG GCCGTGGTCGCAGGAATCCAGCAGGCCCACGCCGAGCAGCTCGCCAACATGAGGATTCAGGATCTGAACGTCAGTCTGAAGCCTCTGAACTCTGTCAACAACCCAATCCTCAGGAAGCGGAAACTGCTGGG GCCCAAACCTACAGACAGTTTCTTCATCCATGACCCAGAGAACGGAGGGGAAGACTCAAACGTAGCGCTGGAAAAACTGAGAGATGTCATAGCACAGTGCATACTCCCACAGGCTG GAGAAAACGAGGATGAGAAGCTGAATGAGGTGATGCACGACGCCTGGAGGTTCAACAGAGACTGTAAGCTGCTGAGAGACGGCCTGCAGGGTCTCAGCTGGGATG gGCGATCTTTTTCCGATAAAGTTGACCGCTTGAAGTTGGCTGAAATAGTGAAACAGGCCATTGAAGAAAAGACAAATCTTCAAGATTCTCCTTAG
- the mapkapk5 gene encoding MAP kinase-activated protein kinase 5 isoform X3: MMCANHPNIVQILEVYANTVQFPHESSPRARLLIVMEMMEGGELFHRISQHKHFTEKMASQVTKQISQALAHCHSLNIAHRDLKPENLLFKDNSLDAPVKLCDFGFAKIDQGDLTTPQFTPYYVAPQVLEAQRRHQKEKSGIIPTSPTPYTYNKSCDLWSLGVIIYIMLCGYPPFYSKHHSRTIPKDMRKKIMTGSFDFPEDEWSQISEMAKDIVRKLLKVKPEERLTIEGVLAHPWLNCTEALDNVLPSAQMMMDKAVVAGIQQAHAEQLANMRIQDLNVSLKPLNSVNNPILRKRKLLGPKPTDSFFIHDPENGGEDSNVALEKLRDVIAQCILPQAGENEDEKLNEVMHDAWRFNRDCKLLRDGLQGLSWDGRSFSDKVDRLKLAEIVKQAIEEKTNLQDSP, encoded by the exons ATGATGTGTGCCAACCACCCGAACATCGTGCAAATTCTGGAGGTGTACGCCAACACTGTCCAGTTTCCTCATGAGTCCAGTCCAAG AGCAAGACTCCTGATTGTTATGGAGATGATGGAGGGTGGTGAGCTCTTCCACAGAATCAGTCAGCACAAGCACTTTACTGAAAAGATGGCCAGTCAGGTCACCAAACAG ATCAGCCAAGCATTGGCTCATTGTCACTCCCTGAATATTGCACATCGTGACCTGAAGCCAGAGAACCTGCTCTTCAAAGATAACTCTCTG GACGCACCTGTGAAGTTGTGTGACTTTGGCTTTGCCAAAATCGATCAAGGAGACTTGACGACCCCTCAGTTTACTCCTTACTACGTAGCACCTCAG GTACTTGAGGCTCAAAGAAGACACCAGAAGGAAAAGTCTGGAATTATACCTACCTCACCAACTCCTTACACATATAACAAG AGCTGTGACTTGTGGTCGCTGGGTGTGATCATCTACATAATGCTGTGCGGCTATCCTCCGTTCTACTCAAAGCACCACAGCCGCACCATCCCTAAGGACATGAGGAAGAAGATTATGACGGGCAGCTTTGATTTCCCAGAAGACGAGTGGAGCCAGATCTCTGAAATGGCCAAGGACATTGTACGCAA GCTACTGAAGGTGAAGCCAGAGGAGAGGCTGACTATTGAGGGAGTCCTGGCTCACCCCTGGCTGAACTGCACCGAGGCGCTGGACAACGTCTTGCCGTCTGCACAGATGATGATGGACAAG GCCGTGGTCGCAGGAATCCAGCAGGCCCACGCCGAGCAGCTCGCCAACATGAGGATTCAGGATCTGAACGTCAGTCTGAAGCCTCTGAACTCTGTCAACAACCCAATCCTCAGGAAGCGGAAACTGCTGGG GCCCAAACCTACAGACAGTTTCTTCATCCATGACCCAGAGAACGGAGGGGAAGACTCAAACGTAGCGCTGGAAAAACTGAGAGATGTCATAGCACAGTGCATACTCCCACAGGCTG GAGAAAACGAGGATGAGAAGCTGAATGAGGTGATGCACGACGCCTGGAGGTTCAACAGAGACTGTAAGCTGCTGAGAGACGGCCTGCAGGGTCTCAGCTGGGATG gGCGATCTTTTTCCGATAAAGTTGACCGCTTGAAGTTGGCTGAAATAGTGAAACAGGCCATTGAAGAAAAGACAAATCTTCAAGATTCTCCTTAG
- the ostf1 gene encoding osteoclast-stimulating factor 1 yields the protein MSKPPPKPAKPGQVKVFRALFTFDPRTPDELYFEEGDILYISDTSDSNWWKGTCRGRTGLIPSNYVAEQAESIDNPMHEAAKRGNMSWLRECLDNKVGINGLDKAGNTALYWGCHGGHKDVVELLLSQPSVELNQQNKLGDTPLHAAAWKGYSDIVEMLLAKNARIDIKNNECKLAVEMATNAQCASLIKRKQGSTITRTHSNAEEYLDDEDSD from the exons ATGTCTAAGCCTCCTCCCAAGCCGGCCAAGCCAG GCCAAGTGAAGGTGTTCAGAGCGTTGTTCACCTTCGATCCCAGAACG ccaGATGAGTTGTACTTTGAAGAAGGAGACATTTTGTACATCTCAGACACG AGCGACTCTAATTGGTGGAAGGGGACATGTAGAGGGAGGACAGGACTAATTCCTAGTAACTATG ttgctGAGCAGGCAGAGTCTATTGATAATCCGATGCATGAAGCAGCTAAACGAG GCAATATGAGCTGGCTGAGGGAATGTCTGGACAACAAGGTTGGGATTAACGGGCTGGATAAGGCGGGAAACACTGCCCTCTACTGGGGATGCCATGGAGGACATAAAG ATGTGGTGGAGTTGTTGCTAAGCCAGCCCAGTGTGGAGCTCAACCAGCAG aataaaCTGGGAGACACACCGCTGCACGCTGCTGCCTGGAAGGGTTATTCTGACATCGTGGAAATGCTGCTTGCTAAAA ATGCGAGGATAGACATCAAAAACAACGAATGTAAACTGGCTGTCGAAATGGCCACCAATGCCCAGTGTGCTTCACTCATCAAAAGGAAGCAGGGAAGCA CCATCACTCGGACACATAGCAACGCAGAGGAGTATTTGGATGACGAGGACTCGGACTGA